A stretch of Oreochromis aureus strain Israel breed Guangdong linkage group 11, ZZ_aureus, whole genome shotgun sequence DNA encodes these proteins:
- the efna1b gene encoding ephrin-A1b gives MDVVCLLCLVLTIGSWFASAERHSVYWNSSNANFQWDEYTVEVRINDYLDIICPHYTHGEVPSHAAERYVLYMVEREDYEVCKPHSFDQLRWECSRPFAPHAPEKFSEKFQRFTPFTLGKEFRQGESYYYISKPMHHHGKDCLRLRVDVVGHKGSGKNHYDKSKAHETEKILEGEKVNFPATGGVHNPSNHLPADDPAAMEPNVQRSIGNSAAQLVSRSLLFALIPVLLALMLH, from the exons ATGGATGTGGTGTGTCTGCTGTGTTTGGTGCTGACCATCGGTTCTTGGTTTGCCTCCGCCGAAAGACACAGCGTCTACTGGAACAGCTCGAACGCAAA CTTTCAGTGGGATGAGTATACGGTGGAAGTGCGCATCAATGACTATCTGGACATCATCTGCCCTCACTACACCCACGGCGAGGTGCCGTCGCATGCGGCTGAGCGTTACGTGCTGTACATGGTGGAGAGAGAGGACTACGAGGTGTGCAAGCCTCACTCCTTCGATCAGCTCCGCTGGGAGTGCTCGCGGCCCTTCGCTCCTCATGCTCCTGAAAAATTCTCGGAGAAGTTTCAACGCTTCACCCCCTTCACCCTGGGAAAGGAGTTCCGGCAGGGAGAGAGCTATTATTATATCT CAAAGCCAATGCATCACCATGGGAAGGACTGTCTGCGTCTGAGAGTGGATGTAGTTGGACATAAAGGCTCTGGAAAGAATCACTATGACAAATCCAAAGcacatgaaacagaaaaaatctTGGAAGGAGAAAAAGTGAATTTCCCTGCTACAGGAGGAGTTCACAACCCCTCTAACCATCTCCCAGCAG ATGACCCTGCTGCAATGGAGCCAAATGTCCAGAGGAGTATCGGCAACTCTGCAGCACAGCTGGTCTCTCGTTCACTTCTTTTTGCCCTGATCCCAGTCTTATTAGCCCTGATGCTACACTAA